The sequence agagaacctgttttttttcatctgattacatttttttttttttgcagtttgagGGAGAATGAgaggaaatatgttttttttttacagtggaaAATGTTGGAGCACCCAAAGAGAAACCCATACATTAAAGTGTCTCACATTGATAAGAAATGTTTCATGTGCCTTTTAAGCCAATCGTAAAAATTGGCCTAAAAAAAACCAATTACTTTTAAGTCTTACagcagattaaaacaaaatctaCATTAGGAAAAGCTGgagcacccagagagaacctatttttttcattttattaaaaaaaatttttgcaGTTTGAGGGGGAATTAgaggaaattatgttttttctttactttggaAAATGTCGGAGCACCCAAAGAGAAACCCATACATTAAAGGCTACCATCTGTTGATggtagctttttaaaatgtctcacaTTGATAAGAAATTTTTCGTGTGCCTTTTAAGCCAATCGTAAAAATTggcctgaaaaaaacaaattacttttaagtcttacagcagattaaaaaaaaatctacattagGAAAAGCTGgagcacccagagagaacctgtttttttcatcatattaaaatttattttttttcagtttgaggGGAAATGAGAGGAAATAAGTTTTTGCACAGTTGCAAAAGCTGAagcacccagagagaacctgtTTTGCCCCTAAAAACAGATTACTTTTTAGAACTGCCTGGAAACGTAAAGTTCACAATCTTGATTGTTTCCTTGATAAGAGGAAGGGGCTGGTGTCCGGATTTGAAAGGTCCATTTCTTCCTTGGATTTGCCCCGGTTTAATGCTGGGAAGTTTTGGGGAGCTCGTTTGGGCATCCTTAtctaaaatgaatggaaaatgtgGGTGTTTGGACTGGACGATAAAATTTTGAAGTTCATGCTGTTTAAGGACTTTGAAAGAGGGAGAGGTTTTTTGGGCATTTTTCTCCAAAATCAATTGCTGACGGTTGTTTCTGGGATTGATCTTTGTATCTCTAACATTCAGAGGTTGGGCTAAGCAGCTTGTAGGGCTAGAGTGTCTCAGTCGGGCAGTTCTGTGTGAAATCAATCGACGAGAGGAGTTTTTGGGATTCGCAGTTTCTGGAGGTCTGGGCTGCCTTACTTTGACTTTTGCATCTGAAATAAATGTCTCACGATCATCTGAAGTGACACTGATTTTCCGAGGTTCTTCAGCCTGATAAGACAGCAACTCATCATCCAGCTGCTTTTGGTTGTCAGGCAAAAACTTCATGTCAGGATATTTGTCAGCATCCTCAATCTCTTTGACTTCCTTAATCTCTTTCGTTCTGAGCTGAAAATGACTGAATATTCTTTCTGTTTCTTCGTGCAGTTCTTTGGTGATTTTACTCTTCATAGACTCTAAGGATTTCTTCTCTCTTAGAAATGCTGCATCAAGATTCTGTCTTTTTATGTCAGCAAGTTGATCAGACACCAGCTTTGACTGGCTTTTTCTAAAAGCGTACAGTTCAGAATCTGTGTAAGTTGTTGATGGCTTGATCAAATATTCCTCTTTGTTGTCTAGATAATCAGTTTTCTCCTGTTGCCTCTTGGCCTGAAGCAATGCTATCTCCTCTAACCTTTCTTTCATTAAAGCCTGTTTGTTTATCACATCTCTCCGGTGGCGTTCtcttatttcttgtttttccgATTCCTTGAAACCATCCCTTCTCTTTGATGCCTCCATATCTTCTTTTTTCTGCCGCTCTTGCTCAAATTTCTTCTGCGTTGACTGTTCAACATAGCGATCAGCATAAATCTTGTTTATAAATCTCTGTCGAGTCGCCTTTGTTTTTTCTAACTGCATCTTTTGACGCTCAATATCAATCATCTGTTGCTGAAGTTCgtgctctttctctctttcataTCTGTGCATCGCTGTTTTCTGTGCAACTTCGTTGTCATAATCCTCTTTGCTGTACACCTTGTCCACTCGAATTTTGTTCATAGTTGTAAAATATCTGTCAGATCTTCTTGGTTCCATGGTGATCGAAATACAAGACTTTCTTCCAATCTTTCTTCCGATCTTGATGGTTGCAAGCTCTTCCGAAGCGCTCTGTTGCTGTCTTTCTTCGACAATGAGATTTAGAACTTTAAAACCAAGCTTATGCAGTGGCATTCACTGTGACATCATAACTGATGTAATTTCTAGAATGTTAATGACGTCACACCTTTGACGCATTGCTAATGACCAAATATGGGTCCAGCTCACCATCGAACGAGTTTCGGACGTCACGTGACCAGGGTTGTTTACACTGCCATATTGTCAGGAAACGGAAGAGCGTGTAATCCGAGATAAACCATTTATTACATgcgtcttgtttttgtttttttagtgggTGCGCGGAGCGCGTTTGGTAGAAAGAGGAAGAAATCATAGGCATAGTATAAAGAGtggaccccgcatcgaccgctttcGCCTAtgggcgct comes from Fundulus heteroclitus isolate FHET01 chromosome 4, MU-UCD_Fhet_4.1, whole genome shotgun sequence and encodes:
- the LOC118562984 gene encoding GRB10-interacting GYF protein 2-like, with protein sequence MEPRRSDRYFTTMNKIRVDKVYSKEDYDNEVAQKTAMHRYEREKEHELQQQMIDIERQKMQLEKTKATRQRFINKIYADRYVEQSTQKKFEQERQKKEDMEASKRRDGFKESEKQEIRERHRRDVINKQALMKERLEEIALLQAKRQQEKTDYLDNKEEYLIKPSTTYTDSELYAFRKSQSKLVSDQLADIKRQNLDAAFLREKKSLESMKSKITKELHEETERIFSHFQLRTKEIKEVKEIEDADKYPDMKFLPDNQKQLDDELLSYQAEEPRKISVTSDDRETFISDAKVKVRQPRPPETANPKNSSRRLISHRTARLRHSSPTSCLAQPLNVRDTKINPRNNRQQLILEKNAQKTSPSFKVLKQHELQNFIVQSKHPHFPFILDKDAQTSSPKLPSIKPGQIQGRNGPFKSGHQPLPLIKETIKIVNFTFPGSSKK